In Desulfosporosinus sp. Sb-LF, the following are encoded in one genomic region:
- a CDS encoding ABC transporter substrate-binding protein → MRKVLSMATVALLSLSLVTGCGTTAAPNAPKAADVIKVGGDLELSGGTAAFGQAAEKAIKLAFEQQNAKGGVLSGKKLEYVSADNKSDAGESTVAATKLATQDKVVAILGPMTSGDTLAAAQVVADSKVPLITPTGTSDKVTIENGQVKPWIFRACFIDPFQGQVAANFTSDNLKFKKAALFIDQKGDYSKGLATSFEENFKKAGGEIVAKEQYVAGSDKDFRATLTRIKAANPEVVFVPGYYQEVGLILKQAREMGMNQVFLGGDGWGSPQLVDVAGKAALENTYYVNHGAIDDPGMAQFFKDFKAKYQSDPDTFAALGYDAANMLIKAIETAGSTDSEKLRIALESTKGFQGVSGVLTVDPKTHNPVKSAAILQFKDGKAVFMTKVNPK, encoded by the coding sequence ATGAGAAAAGTATTATCAATGGCAACCGTAGCTTTGTTGAGTCTTTCACTTGTAACCGGTTGTGGAACGACAGCTGCACCAAATGCACCAAAGGCAGCTGATGTGATTAAAGTTGGTGGAGACCTAGAGTTGAGCGGAGGAACGGCTGCGTTTGGTCAGGCTGCTGAGAAAGCGATTAAGTTAGCATTTGAGCAACAAAATGCCAAAGGTGGGGTCCTAAGCGGGAAGAAGTTAGAATACGTTTCCGCAGATAATAAATCTGATGCTGGGGAATCTACAGTGGCCGCCACTAAGCTTGCTACTCAAGATAAAGTGGTTGCGATACTCGGACCTATGACAAGCGGGGACACGTTGGCTGCAGCACAAGTGGTCGCAGATAGCAAAGTTCCGTTGATTACTCCGACGGGGACCTCTGATAAAGTGACGATAGAAAATGGACAAGTGAAACCTTGGATCTTCCGGGCTTGCTTTATTGACCCCTTCCAAGGGCAAGTAGCTGCAAACTTTACTAGTGACAACCTCAAATTTAAAAAAGCAGCACTTTTCATTGACCAAAAGGGAGATTATTCAAAAGGTCTGGCCACTTCCTTTGAAGAAAACTTTAAAAAGGCCGGCGGAGAAATTGTGGCTAAAGAACAGTATGTAGCCGGTAGTGATAAAGACTTCCGTGCAACCCTAACACGTATCAAAGCCGCTAACCCAGAGGTGGTCTTTGTGCCAGGTTATTATCAAGAAGTTGGCTTGATTTTGAAGCAGGCTCGTGAAATGGGGATGAATCAGGTATTTCTCGGTGGAGATGGTTGGGGTTCTCCTCAACTTGTAGACGTTGCTGGAAAAGCGGCTCTTGAGAATACTTACTATGTTAATCATGGAGCTATTGATGATCCAGGAATGGCTCAATTCTTTAAAGATTTCAAAGCTAAATATCAATCAGATCCTGACACCTTTGCTGCTTTAGGCTATGATGCGGCAAATATGTTAATTAAAGCGATTGAAACTGCAGGAAGTACTGATAGTGAAAAGTTAAGAATTGCCCTGGAAAGCACGAAGGGTTTCCAAGGCGTCAGCGGTGTGTTGACGGTTGATCCTAAAACTCATAATCCAGTGAAGAGCGCTGCCATCTTGCAATTTAAAGATGGAAAAGCCGTATTTATGACGAAGGTAAATCCTAAATAA
- a CDS encoding AAA family ATPase, whose protein sequence is MTKVIAVANQKGGVAKTTTAINLSACLAELGKRVLLVDLDPQGNATSGLGVAKHKLTRCIYDVLINDVPLELVLQKTDQKNLKVVPARIQLAGAEIELVAQISREGKLRSALESISDKFDFIFIDCPPSLGLLTLNALTAATDVLIPIQCEYYALEGLTLLMSTLERVRKHLNPNLNVLGALLTMFDARTNLAIQVVDEVKKFFPQKVFRTIISRNVRLSEAPSHGKPINSYDSRSRGAEVYRELAKEVLERV, encoded by the coding sequence ATGACAAAAGTGATCGCTGTAGCCAATCAAAAAGGTGGTGTCGCAAAAACGACTACGGCAATAAATTTAAGCGCTTGTCTGGCAGAGCTAGGTAAACGTGTTCTTCTCGTGGATTTAGACCCTCAGGGGAATGCTACCAGTGGCCTGGGGGTCGCGAAACATAAGCTGACGCGTTGTATCTATGACGTATTAATTAACGATGTCCCACTGGAATTAGTACTTCAGAAAACGGATCAAAAAAATTTAAAAGTTGTTCCTGCAAGAATTCAATTGGCTGGAGCGGAGATAGAATTAGTAGCGCAGATTTCTCGAGAAGGTAAATTGAGAAGTGCATTGGAAAGTATTAGTGACAAATTTGATTTTATTTTTATAGATTGCCCACCATCGTTGGGACTTCTTACTCTAAATGCTCTTACTGCGGCAACTGATGTTTTGATTCCTATTCAATGTGAGTACTATGCTTTAGAGGGACTGACCCTTTTAATGAGCACACTAGAAAGAGTTCGCAAACACTTAAATCCAAATCTTAATGTTTTAGGTGCTTTATTAACTATGTTTGACGCTCGTACTAACCTGGCTATTCAAGTAGTTGATGAAGTTAAAAAGTTTTTCCCACAAAAGGTTTTTAGAACAATAATTTCTCGAAATGTCCGACTTAGTGAGGCTCCAAGTCACGGAAAGCCCATTAACTCTTACGATTCTCGCTCTAGAGGCGCTGAAGTTTATCGTGAACTTGCGAAGGAGGTTTTAGAGCGTGTCTAA
- a CDS encoding ParB/RepB/Spo0J family partition protein, producing MSKKGLGRGLQALLSDELGDNPGIKEIPIGDIEPNPDQPRREFDPQALNDLADSLRDHGLLQPVLVRPVGERYCLIAGERRLRAARIAGFDTIKCIVQLCSDQEMAERALIENIQRADLSPIEEGMAYHRLTVDYGLTQEQVAQRVGKARTTVANLLRVLLLPEVVLELLRSEKISLGHAKVLLGIKDSSLQVLTAQKAAQEQLSVRETEDLINRLSEKTAKQKPPLELAPVLHNVEDRLRSSFQTKVSLKGDYKRGKIEIQYYSEDELNRLLDLWNVRID from the coding sequence GTGTCTAAAAAAGGTCTAGGTCGAGGACTTCAGGCACTGTTGTCTGATGAACTAGGGGATAATCCTGGCATCAAAGAAATCCCTATTGGTGATATCGAGCCTAACCCTGATCAACCTAGAAGAGAGTTTGATCCCCAAGCACTCAATGATTTGGCAGATTCGTTACGTGACCACGGTTTATTACAACCTGTTTTAGTTAGACCCGTGGGTGAACGTTATTGCTTAATTGCTGGGGAACGACGGTTGCGTGCTGCTAGGATTGCAGGTTTTGACACAATAAAGTGTATTGTACAGTTATGCAGCGACCAGGAAATGGCCGAGAGGGCCCTTATCGAAAATATTCAACGAGCCGACCTATCTCCGATTGAAGAAGGAATGGCTTATCATCGACTTACTGTTGATTATGGATTAACTCAAGAACAAGTTGCTCAGCGTGTTGGAAAGGCCCGTACAACTGTAGCTAACCTGCTACGTGTTTTACTATTGCCGGAGGTTGTTCTTGAATTACTAAGAAGTGAGAAGATTTCTCTAGGACATGCCAAAGTTTTACTCGGAATTAAGGATTCATCTTTACAAGTTTTGACTGCCCAAAAAGCTGCTCAAGAGCAGTTATCTGTTCGTGAAACCGAAGATCTTATCAACAGACTCTCAGAAAAAACGGCTAAACAAAAACCTCCGCTTGAACTTGCTCCTGTTCTACACAACGTCGAAGATCGTTTGCGTTCAAGTTTCCAAACAAAGGTTTCTTTAAAGGGCGATTACAAACGGGGTAAAATTGAAATTCAATACTATTCCGAGGATGAGTTAAATCGCCTCCTTGATTTGTGGAACGTAAGAATTGATTAA
- the selB gene encoding selenocysteine-specific translation elongation factor — MDERHYLVGTAGHVDHGKTELIRALSGIETDRLKEEKQRGISIELGFAHMRLPSGRQVGIVDVPGHERFVRQMLAGASGMDVVMLVIAADEGIKPQTQEHLDILTLLGIPRGIIVINKVDLVDEEWLEFMEEEVREGLKETVFHEAPLCRVSALTGEGIPFLHQTIDELLSDVESKKTSGPVRMPLDRVFSIQGFGTVVTGTLNSGVIKLGQELVIEPAHILTKVRSLQVYKNKVNLAEAGLRVAVNLAGVDVTEVEQGSVLVMPNNFKVGKILDLKVSNLSSAEKSLIQRQRVRFHLGTTEILGRIHLLDHEELEPGQEGFAQILLEQPVVAAPGDRFVLRFYSPTHTIAGGKVLSVAEFKQKRFRESVLSQLRIKDQGDPLDLLEREMAEPQSGPDLAARLHIDLAELEGGLRSLENSQRLEILKEDDNALYWGKEMAETWRLKLISIVETYEGLNPLRGGISREELKTRLGITWTHRRWQTVLESGSVRGFYRISGSKVETIEGAVIPSEIQKRLNALRSLWQNVGLTPPELGTVSETCGIQKVDIPEYAGYLCEQGEWVAVSGFYYNKSDIQKAKDGLVEVLKLHGEVGVAEVRELWGTSRKYAVPLLEFFDQQRVTRRQGDKRTLF; from the coding sequence ATGGATGAACGACACTATTTAGTAGGTACTGCAGGGCATGTTGACCATGGCAAAACAGAATTGATTCGTGCACTTTCCGGCATAGAAACGGATCGCTTGAAGGAAGAAAAACAACGGGGGATCTCCATTGAACTGGGGTTTGCGCATATGAGACTGCCTAGTGGACGGCAAGTTGGAATTGTAGATGTTCCAGGGCATGAGCGTTTTGTACGCCAAATGTTGGCTGGGGCGAGTGGTATGGATGTTGTGATGTTGGTAATAGCGGCAGATGAAGGAATTAAACCTCAGACACAGGAGCATTTGGATATCCTGACCTTACTTGGGATACCTCGAGGAATTATTGTTATCAATAAGGTCGACCTCGTAGATGAAGAGTGGCTCGAATTTATGGAGGAAGAGGTGCGAGAGGGACTTAAAGAAACGGTATTCCACGAAGCTCCGCTTTGTCGGGTATCTGCTCTAACAGGTGAAGGAATTCCTTTCTTACATCAAACCATTGACGAGTTGCTCTCGGACGTAGAAAGTAAGAAAACGTCCGGGCCAGTTCGTATGCCTCTTGACAGGGTGTTTAGCATTCAAGGGTTTGGAACAGTGGTGACAGGGACACTTAACAGTGGTGTGATCAAACTAGGGCAGGAGTTGGTGATTGAACCAGCTCATATTTTGACTAAGGTTCGTTCACTGCAAGTCTACAAAAACAAAGTTAATTTAGCGGAAGCTGGGCTGAGGGTAGCGGTTAATCTAGCGGGGGTAGATGTTACTGAGGTGGAGCAAGGCTCTGTCCTTGTTATGCCAAATAACTTTAAGGTAGGAAAGATATTAGACTTGAAGGTTTCAAATCTTTCCTCGGCAGAAAAATCTTTAATACAAAGGCAGCGAGTTCGTTTTCACCTTGGTACAACGGAGATCCTTGGACGAATACATCTTCTGGATCACGAGGAACTAGAACCTGGGCAAGAAGGATTTGCGCAAATTCTGCTAGAACAGCCTGTAGTGGCGGCACCTGGAGACCGTTTTGTGCTTCGGTTCTACTCACCTACTCATACGATTGCTGGCGGAAAAGTACTCAGTGTTGCTGAGTTCAAGCAGAAAAGGTTTCGAGAGAGCGTATTGTCACAACTAAGAATAAAAGATCAAGGAGATCCACTTGACCTCTTGGAAAGAGAAATGGCTGAACCTCAATCAGGACCAGATTTAGCAGCACGCTTGCATATTGACTTAGCAGAACTGGAAGGGGGGTTAAGATCTTTAGAAAATTCGCAACGACTAGAGATCTTGAAGGAAGATGACAACGCTCTTTATTGGGGGAAGGAAATGGCCGAGACTTGGCGCCTAAAATTAATTTCGATCGTAGAAACCTACGAAGGCTTAAATCCCCTGCGCGGAGGAATTAGCCGTGAGGAATTAAAAACTCGCCTCGGAATTACTTGGACGCATCGTCGTTGGCAAACAGTTTTGGAATCAGGTTCAGTACGTGGTTTTTATCGCATCTCTGGGAGCAAAGTAGAAACAATCGAAGGAGCTGTAATTCCTTCCGAGATTCAAAAACGACTTAATGCCTTAAGATCTCTCTGGCAAAACGTTGGGCTAACACCTCCAGAGTTAGGGACAGTATCTGAAACGTGTGGCATCCAAAAAGTAGATATACCAGAGTATGCTGGATATCTATGTGAACAGGGTGAATGGGTAGCTGTAAGTGGGTTCTATTACAATAAGAGCGATATTCAAAAAGCGAAAGACGGTTTGGTGGAAGTGCTTAAATTACATGGGGAAGTTGGCGTCGCTGAGGTACGAGAGTTATGGGGTACGTCCCGAAAATATGCGGTTCCTTTGCTTGAGTTTTTTGATCAGCAGCGCGTAACACGACGTCAAGGAGATAAGCGCACTCTCTTCTAG
- the yyaC gene encoding spore protease YyaC translates to MSLFSLRTEPQKIKAHVDDLSAKAKLETRLSDLFISTRKRPAIILCIGTDRSTGDALGPLIGTHLSRLNLPHLHVYGTLDEPVHATNLGDNIQSIHDTFENPFIIAIDACLGRLDSIGCITLSDGPLKPGAGVHKQLPEVGEAHMTGIVNVGGFMEYMVLQNTRLNLVWRMSENISSLLTHSFLKVRYEYR, encoded by the coding sequence GTGAGCCTATTTTCATTAAGAACTGAGCCTCAAAAAATCAAAGCCCATGTAGATGACCTCTCAGCCAAAGCAAAACTTGAAACGCGACTATCTGACCTCTTTATTTCAACCCGGAAACGTCCCGCCATAATCCTATGTATTGGCACCGACCGATCAACTGGAGATGCTTTGGGCCCTTTGATTGGTACGCATCTTTCGCGCTTGAATCTTCCACACCTTCATGTATACGGAACACTGGATGAGCCTGTCCATGCTACTAATTTAGGCGATAATATACAGTCTATTCATGACACATTCGAAAATCCCTTTATCATAGCTATCGACGCCTGTCTTGGACGACTGGATTCCATTGGATGCATTACGCTTTCAGACGGTCCGTTGAAACCTGGTGCCGGTGTTCACAAACAGCTTCCCGAAGTAGGGGAGGCGCATATGACAGGAATCGTCAACGTTGGAGGGTTTATGGAATATATGGTCTTGCAAAACACAAGACTTAACCTCGTGTGGCGAATGTCCGAAAACATTAGTTCTCTCCTTACTCATTCTTTTCTAAAAGTACGCTATGAGTACCGCTAG
- the rsmG gene encoding 16S rRNA (guanine(527)-N(7))-methyltransferase RsmG, whose product MFQEYAPVIQELTDKHLGYSLSNLQVTHFCDFGALLLDWNQRLNLTRITDPQDVILKHFIDSMVLSKFIRGKSFADLGTGAGFPGIPLKILHPELDIVLVDSLKKRLDFLDIVIESLGLKRIKTVHARAENFGRDVRYRGHFDTVSSRAVARLPVLLEYALPVLKVDGLLLAPKGAQVDDELAESQKALSLVGGTIEGVEHFNLGSGAEHRAVVVIRKIRETSSQFPRQAGTPAKKPIC is encoded by the coding sequence ATGTTTCAGGAATATGCGCCGGTGATACAAGAATTAACTGATAAGCATTTAGGATATAGTTTATCTAATTTGCAGGTTACTCATTTTTGTGATTTTGGAGCTCTTTTACTTGATTGGAACCAACGGTTAAACTTAACAAGAATTACAGATCCTCAAGATGTTATATTAAAACATTTCATTGACTCGATGGTTCTTTCAAAATTTATTAGAGGTAAATCTTTTGCAGACTTAGGTACTGGAGCCGGTTTCCCTGGTATTCCACTAAAAATTTTACATCCGGAATTGGATATTGTACTCGTGGATTCTTTAAAGAAACGTTTGGACTTTTTAGATATCGTGATAGAGTCCTTAGGACTAAAGAGGATTAAGACAGTCCATGCTCGGGCTGAAAACTTTGGAAGAGATGTCCGTTATCGAGGGCATTTTGATACTGTAAGTTCACGCGCTGTGGCTCGTCTACCGGTCTTATTAGAGTACGCTTTACCAGTTCTTAAGGTTGATGGATTGCTCCTAGCTCCAAAGGGAGCTCAAGTTGACGATGAATTAGCGGAATCCCAAAAGGCATTATCTCTTGTAGGGGGTACTATTGAAGGGGTAGAACATTTTAATCTAGGTTCAGGAGCAGAGCATAGGGCTGTTGTTGTAATTAGAAAGATTAGGGAAACATCATCACAATTCCCACGTCAAGCCGGTACACCTGCGAAAAAACCAATTTGTTGA
- a CDS encoding DUF4446 family protein, translated as MPLHWWAITVLAILLLISLIATFALLRRMRRFEASYVSLQTFMSGLQLETLLQDNIERVAKQEQKQEEYDARLNSVEKKLRASVDHVELIRFRAFENVGSDLSFAVALLNQEGNGVVLSSIHNREEARVYAKPVNFGQSTYSLTGEEKEVIAKAMNGEKI; from the coding sequence ATGCCTTTACATTGGTGGGCTATTACTGTATTAGCAATACTATTACTCATCTCTTTAATAGCGACATTCGCACTCTTACGGCGAATGAGGCGCTTTGAAGCATCATATGTTAGTTTGCAGACATTCATGTCTGGACTTCAATTAGAAACATTACTACAAGACAACATTGAAAGAGTGGCCAAACAGGAGCAAAAACAGGAAGAATATGACGCGAGACTAAATTCTGTTGAGAAGAAATTACGTGCAAGTGTAGATCATGTAGAATTAATTCGCTTCAGAGCATTTGAAAACGTGGGAAGTGATTTGAGCTTTGCCGTGGCTCTCTTGAACCAAGAAGGTAACGGAGTTGTACTCAGCTCCATCCATAACCGTGAGGAAGCAAGAGTATACGCTAAACCAGTTAACTTCGGCCAGTCTACGTATTCACTGACCGGAGAAGAAAAAGAAGTCATAGCTAAGGCAATGAACGGGGAGAAAATCTAG
- a CDS encoding VanW family protein, with the protein MRESEDQSAGHGEFQKPITKRWNGLKRILRTKSFYMTFGLLLITLVLVIAPLMFYTRDQHVIVEGVSISGINVGDLSLEQAKIAIDKETQRLMNQSVKLNVGQKSPEIRLEDLGLTVTSDLALQEAYDISRKGSFRNKVVTKMAAAKGMNFDLSQKWDDKKLKEKLNQTLNEFVKPAVDASFDVTNQNTMTIKSEHVGSVFDSEALSSQIKAINIYKPASEIKVEFKEQLPNLTAVQLEDQKITGLLASYTTRFDPSQIARSENVRIAAKALDMAVVKPGDTLSFNQIVGERTVDGGYKDAYIIVNGQFVPGLAGGICQVSSTLYNTGLLANLAVTQRSNHDLAISYVPLGQDATVAYPDLDLKFNNNTGGYLLVRSKSSANSVTIELYGKVKPGQEVFITNTTESIIPAEEQRLVDETLTHGVSIVKQHGQPGSIVKSIRTVKMNGKVVSSEPLKQSIYKALPTIIAVGG; encoded by the coding sequence ATGAGAGAGTCAGAAGATCAAAGTGCTGGTCATGGAGAATTTCAAAAGCCAATAACGAAACGTTGGAATGGACTAAAACGAATTTTGAGAACAAAGTCTTTCTATATGACATTCGGACTTCTGTTAATTACGCTCGTCTTAGTTATTGCTCCTTTAATGTTCTATACTCGGGATCAACACGTCATCGTAGAAGGGGTGTCGATTTCTGGAATTAACGTTGGTGATTTATCCTTAGAGCAAGCGAAAATTGCAATTGATAAAGAAACTCAACGCTTAATGAATCAGTCCGTGAAACTAAATGTGGGTCAAAAATCACCTGAGATTAGGTTAGAAGATCTTGGCTTGACGGTGACTTCAGATCTAGCTTTACAAGAAGCCTATGATATTAGCAGAAAGGGTTCATTTCGTAATAAGGTTGTAACAAAAATGGCTGCAGCTAAAGGAATGAACTTTGACTTGTCTCAAAAGTGGGATGACAAAAAATTAAAGGAAAAACTGAACCAGACCTTAAATGAATTTGTTAAACCCGCCGTGGACGCTTCTTTCGATGTAACGAATCAAAATACGATGACTATTAAAAGTGAACATGTAGGTTCTGTTTTTGATTCTGAAGCGCTGAGTTCACAAATTAAAGCAATCAATATTTATAAGCCTGCATCTGAGATCAAGGTCGAATTTAAGGAACAATTGCCTAATTTGACTGCTGTACAATTGGAAGACCAAAAAATTACTGGTTTATTAGCGAGTTATACCACTCGGTTTGATCCTTCACAAATTGCGAGGTCAGAAAATGTCCGTATTGCAGCAAAGGCTTTGGATATGGCGGTTGTGAAACCAGGTGATACTTTATCCTTTAATCAAATCGTTGGTGAAAGAACCGTCGATGGCGGATATAAAGATGCTTATATTATTGTCAATGGTCAGTTTGTTCCTGGATTAGCTGGAGGAATATGTCAGGTATCCAGTACTTTGTACAACACAGGTTTATTAGCAAACTTGGCTGTCACACAACGTAGTAATCATGATTTGGCGATATCCTATGTACCACTTGGACAAGATGCAACCGTTGCATACCCGGATCTTGATCTAAAATTTAACAATAATACTGGTGGATACCTTCTGGTTCGTAGCAAATCAAGTGCTAATTCTGTGACTATTGAATTGTATGGTAAGGTTAAACCTGGGCAAGAAGTTTTTATTACGAATACTACAGAGTCTATTATTCCTGCAGAAGAGCAGCGACTCGTGGATGAAACCCTTACTCACGGTGTATCAATAGTAAAGCAACATGGTCAACCAGGGTCAATCGTTAAGTCTATCCGCACAGTTAAAATGAATGGTAAAGTCGTGAGCAGTGAACCACTCAAACAAAGTATTTATAAGGCGTTGCCAACGATTATAGCTGTTGGTGGCTAA
- a CDS encoding DUF554 domain-containing protein: protein MLGTIVNTLAIVFGGVMGLLFGHALPERMKKTVIQGIGLAVLLIGGSMAMQTKNPIIVIMSLVLGGVLGEWVNIELRLQHFGEWLERKFSKNGQESGFTKAFVATSLIYCVGAMAIMGSLESGLTGKHNILFAKSMLDGISALVFASSMGTGVLVSALPVFVYQGGITLAAGLLQGVFSSQVIAEMGATGGLLILGIGFNILEIKEIKVGNLLPAIFIAVPLTLFFTTLHLGM from the coding sequence TTGTTAGGTACTATAGTAAATACTTTGGCGATTGTGTTTGGAGGAGTAATGGGACTATTGTTTGGACATGCTTTGCCTGAAAGAATGAAGAAAACTGTTATCCAGGGGATTGGACTAGCTGTTTTGCTTATAGGTGGAAGCATGGCAATGCAAACAAAAAACCCAATAATTGTTATTATGAGTTTAGTGTTAGGAGGCGTCTTAGGTGAATGGGTAAATATAGAACTCCGTTTACAGCATTTTGGTGAATGGCTAGAGCGAAAATTTTCTAAAAACGGGCAAGAATCAGGATTTACGAAAGCATTCGTGGCGACAAGTTTGATATATTGCGTTGGAGCAATGGCAATCATGGGCTCACTAGAGAGTGGTTTAACTGGAAAACATAACATACTATTTGCAAAATCGATGCTAGATGGTATTTCAGCATTAGTATTTGCCTCTTCTATGGGAACTGGTGTTTTGGTTTCAGCTTTACCAGTCTTTGTATATCAAGGCGGTATAACTTTGGCAGCAGGGTTACTGCAAGGAGTTTTTTCTTCTCAGGTAATTGCAGAAATGGGCGCTACAGGAGGTCTACTCATCTTAGGAATAGGTTTTAATATCCTGGAGATTAAAGAAATTAAAGTTGGTAACCTATTGCCAGCTATATTTATTGCCGTACCATTAACCCTTTTCTTCACTACACTACATTTGGGTATGTAA
- a CDS encoding ABC transporter substrate-binding protein: MRKILTVLTGVLLSATLLVGCGTNATSGSSGNGGSGGVIKVGSNFELSGANATFGKSSVNGVDLAFEQQNAKGGVLGKKLQNVSADNKSDAGESTAAVTKLIGQDKVVAILGSYASTDTLAASQVATDNKIPLLSPTSTNVKVTVENGQVKPWIFRACFIDPFQGEVAAKFALNSLKAKTAAVFIDQKSDYSKGLAEAFINNFKKGNGTIVDTEQYVASSDKDFRATLTRAKSANPDYVFIPGYYQEVGLIVKQAREMGMKQPIMGGDGWDSPDLLKIAGADALNNTYFVNMVAIDDPAMASFVKDYKAKYNVEPDAMAALAYDAANMLIKAFETAGDTNGEKVRTALETMKGFKGLSGETNIDPKTHNPVKSAVIIEMKNGKNTFLTKVEPN; encoded by the coding sequence ATGCGAAAGATATTAACCGTTTTGACAGGAGTCTTACTAAGCGCTACCCTTCTGGTTGGGTGTGGGACGAATGCAACATCAGGGAGCAGTGGAAATGGCGGAAGCGGTGGAGTAATTAAAGTCGGAAGCAATTTTGAATTGAGTGGGGCAAACGCAACATTCGGTAAGTCTTCTGTGAATGGGGTTGACCTTGCCTTCGAGCAACAAAATGCTAAGGGAGGTGTGCTCGGTAAGAAGTTGCAGAATGTTAGTGCGGACAACAAATCGGATGCTGGCGAATCGACTGCCGCTGTAACTAAACTTATCGGACAAGATAAAGTAGTTGCTATCTTAGGGTCGTATGCCAGTACGGACACGTTGGCCGCATCTCAAGTGGCTACAGATAATAAGATACCGTTGCTTTCCCCGACATCGACGAATGTGAAGGTAACTGTTGAGAATGGCCAAGTGAAACCTTGGATTTTCCGGGCTTGTTTTATAGATCCATTTCAAGGTGAAGTGGCGGCCAAATTTGCATTAAATAGTTTAAAAGCCAAAACTGCAGCGGTTTTCATCGATCAAAAAAGCGATTACTCTAAAGGATTAGCAGAAGCATTTATTAATAATTTTAAGAAGGGGAATGGCACAATTGTAGATACGGAACAATATGTCGCCTCTAGTGATAAAGATTTTCGTGCCACGCTAACAAGAGCAAAGTCGGCTAATCCGGACTATGTGTTTATCCCAGGTTATTATCAGGAAGTGGGGCTCATAGTTAAACAAGCCCGTGAAATGGGGATGAAGCAACCTATTATGGGCGGAGATGGATGGGATTCTCCAGATCTCCTAAAGATTGCCGGAGCAGATGCATTAAATAACACCTACTTTGTCAACATGGTAGCCATTGATGATCCGGCTATGGCATCGTTCGTTAAAGACTACAAAGCAAAATATAATGTTGAACCGGATGCCATGGCGGCGTTAGCGTATGATGCTGCTAACATGCTCATAAAGGCTTTCGAAACAGCCGGGGATACAAATGGAGAAAAAGTAAGAACAGCTTTAGAAACTATGAAAGGCTTTAAGGGATTAAGCGGAGAAACAAATATTGATCCTAAAACGCATAATCCTGTGAAAAGTGCTGTTATTATTGAAATGAAGAATGGAAAGAATACCTTCTTAACTAAAGTAGAACCAAATTAA
- a CDS encoding tetratricopeptide repeat protein, with product MRQRVMLLRTLYEKAIKHLEAGELDEAEETLQTYVRENPTDAMAHNKLGVVFVNRLNRDEAKRCFEEALKHDAYLIHALNNLGNIAREEGELTLAIEYYQKAIRINPDYPLPHNNLGVVYKQQNRYRDFIREIKIAKRLEHREVIYSKDKHTFRNWLTNFCSKSNK from the coding sequence ATGAGACAAAGGGTGATGTTATTGAGGACACTCTATGAAAAGGCTATAAAACATCTAGAAGCGGGAGAATTAGACGAGGCTGAAGAAACGTTACAAACATATGTCCGTGAGAATCCCACGGATGCGATGGCCCATAATAAACTGGGAGTTGTTTTCGTTAATAGGCTCAACCGAGACGAAGCAAAACGTTGTTTTGAAGAGGCACTGAAACATGATGCTTACCTAATACATGCCCTGAATAATCTGGGTAATATTGCAAGAGAAGAGGGCGAGTTAACGTTAGCTATAGAATATTACCAAAAGGCGATCCGCATTAATCCGGATTATCCGCTTCCCCATAATAATTTAGGGGTCGTATATAAGCAGCAGAATCGTTACAGGGACTTTATTAGGGAGATCAAGATTGCAAAACGCTTAGAACATAGAGAGGTTATTTATTCAAAGGATAAACATACTTTCAGAAATTGGCTAACAAACTTCTGTTCTAAATCAAATAAATAA